In Rahnella variigena, one DNA window encodes the following:
- a CDS encoding MFS transporter, whose product MNPTQTSDRCFYKNNTNFWIFGSYFFLYFFIMATCYPFLPIWLSDVIGLSKTETGIVFSSMSLFAILFQPVFGIISDKLGLKKHLLWVIAVLLFLFAPFFIYVFAPLLKLNIVLGAILGGAYIGFVFAGGSGATEAYIERVSRNSSFEYGKARMFGCFGWGICASTAGVLFNINPDIVFWMGSGAAIILMILLLIARPQENKNAQVLDKLGANQPQFSLKTAALLLKERKLWMLILYVIGVACVYDVFDQQFATFFKTFFASPQQGTEMFGYVTTAGELCNALIMFCSPWIINRIGAKNTLLLAGTIMSIRIVGSSFATTAIEVILLKMLHALEVPFLLVGVFKYITQIFDVRFSATIYLIGFNFAKQLAAIFLSAFAGNLYDRIGFSDTYLILGGIAFGVTIISAFTLSNRPEPGAVSGVQTAEGLR is encoded by the coding sequence CTTCTGGATATTTGGCAGCTATTTCTTCCTCTACTTCTTCATTATGGCGACCTGTTATCCGTTTTTACCGATCTGGCTTTCTGACGTGATCGGCCTGAGCAAAACGGAAACTGGCATCGTGTTTTCCAGCATGTCGCTGTTCGCTATTCTGTTTCAGCCGGTTTTCGGCATCATTTCTGACAAGCTCGGCCTGAAGAAACATCTTCTGTGGGTCATCGCCGTGCTGCTGTTCCTGTTTGCGCCGTTCTTTATTTACGTCTTCGCGCCGTTGTTAAAACTCAATATTGTGCTCGGCGCCATTCTCGGCGGTGCCTATATCGGTTTCGTGTTCGCGGGTGGCTCGGGCGCGACTGAGGCGTATATCGAAAGGGTCAGCCGCAACAGCTCATTTGAATACGGCAAGGCACGGATGTTCGGTTGTTTCGGCTGGGGGATTTGCGCCTCGACGGCGGGCGTGCTGTTTAACATCAATCCGGACATTGTGTTCTGGATGGGTTCCGGCGCGGCGATCATTTTGATGATTTTGCTGCTGATTGCCCGCCCGCAGGAAAACAAAAACGCGCAGGTGCTGGATAAACTCGGTGCCAATCAGCCGCAATTCTCTCTGAAAACGGCGGCGTTGTTACTGAAAGAGCGCAAATTGTGGATGCTGATTTTGTACGTGATTGGTGTGGCCTGTGTATATGATGTGTTTGATCAGCAGTTCGCGACGTTCTTCAAAACCTTCTTTGCTTCTCCGCAACAGGGCACGGAAATGTTCGGCTACGTCACCACCGCCGGTGAGTTGTGTAACGCGCTGATTATGTTCTGTTCTCCGTGGATTATTAACCGCATCGGCGCAAAAAATACGTTGCTGCTGGCGGGTACGATTATGTCGATCCGCATTGTCGGTTCCTCTTTTGCGACCACGGCCATCGAAGTGATCCTGCTGAAAATGCTGCACGCGCTGGAAGTGCCGTTCCTGCTGGTCGGTGTGTTCAAATACATCACGCAGATTTTTGATGTCCGGTTCTCGGCGACCATTTATCTGATCGGGTTTAACTTTGCCAAACAGCTGGCAGCGATTTTCCTTTCCGCATTTGCCGGTAACCTGTACGACCGCATCGGGTTCAGCGATACCTATCTGATCCTCGGCGGTATTGCCTTTGGCGTGACGATCATTTCGGCCTTTACGCTGAGCAACAGACCTGAGCCCGGGGCGGTTTCCGGCGTCCAGACGGCAGAAGGATTGCGCTGA
- a CDS encoding LacI family DNA-binding transcriptional regulator yields MSKKQEPGAAVRATIRDVASAAKTGKTSVSRYLNGEQHLLSDSLKERIGRAISLLDYQPSQMARSLKSGQTRLIGLILADITNPYSVDVMRGVEAACRQEGLTLLVCNTNNELDQEKHYLQLLSSYRVDGIVVNAVGMREAAISTLQQANLPMVLIDRKVANFACDVIGLKNVEATQMMTDHLVQQGFEALLFVSEPATVNTRFDRLRTFLQRMQQSPQLTGEQGEIELYNTEGLDNLLRDFVARHADKHKAVMCVNGALTLQVARAMQRLNLRWGPDIGLSGFDELVWADLAGVGITTLKQPTYDMGVAALRQLVTRIQGNTEPVKDLEFSGELIARGSTAAR; encoded by the coding sequence GTGAGTAAAAAACAGGAACCGGGCGCGGCGGTTCGGGCCACGATACGTGACGTCGCCAGCGCCGCTAAAACGGGTAAAACCAGCGTTTCACGTTATCTCAACGGTGAACAACACCTGCTGTCCGATTCGCTGAAAGAGCGCATCGGGCGGGCCATCTCCCTGCTCGATTATCAGCCGAGCCAGATGGCGCGCAGCCTGAAAAGCGGCCAGACGCGTCTTATCGGGCTGATCCTCGCCGATATTACCAATCCCTATTCTGTCGATGTGATGCGCGGCGTTGAAGCCGCCTGCCGTCAGGAAGGGCTGACGCTGCTGGTGTGTAACACCAACAACGAGCTGGATCAGGAAAAGCATTACCTGCAACTGCTCAGCAGTTATCGCGTGGATGGCATTGTGGTGAACGCCGTGGGTATGCGCGAAGCGGCGATTTCCACGCTGCAACAGGCCAATTTACCGATGGTGCTGATTGACCGCAAAGTCGCGAATTTCGCCTGCGACGTCATCGGCCTGAAAAACGTCGAAGCCACACAGATGATGACCGATCACCTCGTACAACAAGGTTTCGAAGCGCTGCTTTTCGTCAGCGAACCCGCCACCGTCAATACCCGTTTCGACCGCCTGCGCACGTTCCTGCAACGGATGCAGCAATCCCCGCAACTGACGGGCGAACAGGGTGAAATTGAGCTGTATAACACCGAAGGGCTGGACAATTTGCTGCGCGATTTTGTCGCGCGACACGCAGATAAACACAAAGCGGTGATGTGCGTGAATGGCGCACTGACACTACAGGTCGCGCGCGCCATGCAGCGGCTGAATCTCCGCTGGGGGCCGGACATCGGTTTATCCGGTTTCGATGAACTGGTGTGGGCCGATCTGGCGGGCGTCGGCATTACCACCCTCAAACAACCCACTTACGACATGGGCGTGGCGGCGCTCAGACAACTGGTGACCCGCATTCAGGGCAATACTGAGCCGGTTAAAGACCTGGAGTTCTCCGGCGAACTCATTGCGCGCGGTTCTACCGCAGCTCGCTGA
- a CDS encoding sugar phosphate isomerase/epimerase family protein: MKREIVIVTAAYGNSVVKDLGGQAELLSVIAAAKADGVEIRRELFSPQELDTLPALAEKIQHHGLFAVYSVPFPLFLSGGELSGGELNPDAPQYFEEARILNARTIKFSLGEFEPGQDLTPLKVVLASSPVKLVVENDQTPECGILSRINAFMFAAESLHLPLSMTFDMANWLWVGQDPAIAAERLARHVGYVHVKAAEKRAGKWHAVALDNSDGSWEPLLKMLPQDVPRGIEFPLEGDDLTAVTRHYVDVLRG, translated from the coding sequence ATGAAAAGAGAAATCGTCATTGTCACCGCCGCCTACGGCAACAGCGTAGTGAAAGACCTCGGTGGTCAGGCTGAACTGCTTTCTGTCATTGCCGCGGCAAAAGCCGATGGCGTGGAAATCCGCCGTGAATTGTTCTCCCCGCAGGAGCTGGATACGTTGCCGGCGCTGGCGGAAAAAATTCAGCATCACGGATTGTTTGCGGTTTACTCGGTGCCCTTCCCGCTATTTTTGTCGGGTGGAGAGTTGTCGGGTGGCGAGCTTAATCCTGATGCACCACAATATTTTGAAGAGGCGCGCATTCTCAATGCCCGCACGATTAAGTTTTCACTCGGTGAATTTGAACCGGGTCAGGATCTGACACCGCTGAAAGTGGTGCTGGCATCCAGCCCGGTGAAGCTGGTAGTGGAGAACGATCAGACCCCGGAATGCGGAATTCTGTCGCGCATCAATGCCTTCATGTTTGCCGCGGAATCCCTGCATTTGCCATTGAGTATGACTTTCGACATGGCCAACTGGCTGTGGGTCGGACAGGATCCGGCGATTGCCGCTGAGCGTCTGGCACGTCATGTCGGTTATGTGCATGTGAAAGCAGCGGAAAAACGTGCTGGTAAATGGCACGCCGTGGCGCTCGATAACAGCGATGGCAGCTGGGAACCCTTATTGAAAATGTTGCCTCAGGATGTTCCGCGCGGCATCGAATTCCCGCTTGAAGGGGATGATTTGACCGCCGTAACGCGCCATTACGTGGACGTTTTACGCGGCTGA
- a CDS encoding MFS transporter produces MNKSRLASRRWWYIMPIVFITYSLAYVDRSNFSFASAAGINDDLHITKGMSSLLGALFFLGYFFFQIPGTIYAERRSVKKLIFWCLLLWGGFASLTGVVTNIPMLAVIRFALGVVEAAVMPAMLVYISNWFTKSERSRANTFLILGNPVTVLWMSVLSGYLIKSFGWREMFIFEGIPAVIWAIIWWFSVKDKPEEVSWLSEQEKKALAEQLEEEQKDIQAVGGYREAFRSRNVIFLCLQYFFWSIGVYGFVLWLPSILRDGKSMGMVEAGWLSSAPYLAATIAMILVSWASDKMQNRKLFVWPLLLVGALAFFGSWAVGTNNFWLSYSLLVVAAAAMYAPYGPFFAIIPEMLPKNVSGGAMALINSLGALGSFFGSWFVGYLNGSTGSPAASFIFMAVSLLLSAGLTLVVRPRKAAMKPKGKVSLT; encoded by the coding sequence ATGAACAAGTCCAGACTGGCCTCGCGCCGCTGGTGGTACATCATGCCAATCGTGTTCATCACTTACAGTCTGGCGTACGTCGATCGCTCAAACTTCAGTTTCGCGTCGGCGGCCGGTATCAATGATGATCTTCACATCACCAAAGGCATGTCCTCCCTGCTCGGTGCCCTGTTTTTCCTAGGCTACTTTTTCTTCCAGATCCCCGGCACGATTTATGCCGAACGGCGCAGCGTTAAGAAACTGATTTTCTGGTGTTTATTGCTGTGGGGCGGTTTTGCTTCGCTGACCGGCGTGGTGACGAATATCCCGATGCTGGCGGTGATCCGCTTTGCCCTCGGCGTGGTGGAAGCCGCCGTGATGCCCGCCATGCTGGTCTACATCAGCAACTGGTTTACGAAATCCGAACGCTCGCGCGCCAATACGTTTTTGATTTTGGGTAATCCGGTCACGGTGCTGTGGATGTCGGTGCTTTCCGGCTATCTGATCAAATCGTTTGGCTGGCGGGAGATGTTTATCTTTGAAGGCATTCCGGCGGTGATCTGGGCGATTATCTGGTGGTTCAGCGTCAAAGATAAGCCCGAAGAAGTCAGCTGGCTGAGTGAGCAGGAGAAAAAAGCCCTGGCCGAACAGCTAGAAGAAGAACAGAAAGATATTCAGGCAGTCGGCGGTTACCGCGAAGCCTTCCGCTCGCGAAATGTGATTTTCCTCTGTCTGCAATATTTCTTCTGGAGCATCGGCGTGTATGGCTTTGTGCTCTGGCTGCCGTCGATTTTGCGTGATGGTAAGTCGATGGGCATGGTCGAAGCGGGCTGGCTCTCTTCCGCTCCTTATCTGGCGGCAACCATCGCGATGATTCTGGTGTCATGGGCATCAGATAAAATGCAAAACCGTAAGCTGTTTGTCTGGCCGCTGTTGCTGGTCGGCGCCCTGGCGTTCTTTGGATCCTGGGCCGTTGGCACAAACAATTTCTGGCTTTCGTACAGTTTACTGGTAGTCGCCGCTGCCGCAATGTATGCCCCGTATGGTCCGTTCTTTGCCATCATTCCTGAAATGCTGCCGAAGAATGTGTCCGGCGGTGCCATGGCCTTAATCAACAGCCTCGGTGCGCTGGGCTCGTTCTTTGGCTCCTGGTTTGTCGGCTATCTGAACGGCAGCACCGGTAGCCCGGCCGCCTCATTTATTTTTATGGCCGTCTCGCTGCTGCTTTCTGCGGGATTAACCCTGGTCGTCAGGCCACGAAAGGCCGCAATGAAACCGAAAGGGAAAGTTTCCTTAACCTGA
- the ghrB gene encoding glyoxylate/hydroxypyruvate reductase GhrB yields the protein MNKPSIVLYKKLPADLHQRLEEHFAITEFDGITDKNRAEVFDALQNAEGLLGSGGKIDKELFDHAPRLRGVSTISVGYDNFDVAELTRREIPMMHTPTALTDTVADTVMALVLSTARRVVNVAERVKAGEWNENIGEDWFGIDVHHKTMGIVGMGRIGLALAQRAHFGFDMPILYNARSQHKEAEEKFGARKCELDELLKKSDFVCILLPMTEQTFHLIGKEELAKMKSSAILVSAGRGPVIDEPALIEALKAGTIYGAGMDVFETEPLPKDSPLLSLPNVVALPHIGSATHETRYDMAACAVDNLIAALKGDVKQFCVNPEVLKK from the coding sequence ATGAATAAGCCGTCAATTGTTCTGTACAAAAAACTGCCTGCCGATTTGCATCAACGTCTTGAAGAGCATTTTGCTATTACCGAATTCGATGGCATCACTGACAAAAACCGTGCCGAGGTTTTTGATGCTCTGCAAAACGCAGAAGGGCTGCTGGGTTCTGGCGGAAAAATCGATAAAGAGTTGTTCGACCATGCGCCACGCCTGCGCGGGGTTTCTACCATTTCCGTCGGCTACGATAACTTTGACGTGGCAGAACTGACCCGTCGCGAAATTCCGATGATGCACACACCGACGGCGCTGACCGATACCGTCGCTGATACCGTGATGGCGCTGGTGTTATCGACTGCACGCCGCGTGGTGAATGTGGCCGAGCGTGTGAAAGCCGGTGAGTGGAACGAAAACATTGGCGAAGACTGGTTCGGCATCGATGTTCACCACAAAACCATGGGTATCGTCGGCATGGGCCGTATCGGTCTGGCGCTGGCGCAACGTGCGCATTTCGGTTTCGATATGCCGATTTTGTATAACGCACGCAGCCAGCATAAAGAAGCGGAAGAGAAGTTTGGCGCACGTAAATGCGAGCTGGACGAGTTGCTGAAAAAGTCTGATTTCGTCTGTATCTTGCTGCCAATGACCGAACAAACCTTCCATCTGATCGGTAAGGAAGAACTGGCGAAAATGAAATCCAGCGCGATTCTGGTCAGCGCAGGTCGCGGGCCGGTCATTGATGAACCGGCCCTGATTGAAGCACTGAAAGCCGGTACGATTTATGGTGCGGGTATGGACGTGTTCGAGACTGAGCCGCTGCCAAAAGATTCTCCGCTGCTGAGCCTGCCAAACGTGGTGGCGCTGCCGCATATAGGTTCCGCGACCCACGAGACCCGCTACGATATGGCGGCCTGCGCGGTGGATAACCTGATTGCTGCACTCAAGGGTGACGTGAAACAGTTCTGCGTGAATCCGGAAGTTCTGAAGAAGTAA
- a CDS encoding valine--pyruvate transaminase, with protein sequence MTFSAFGDKFTRFSGITRLMGDMNDGLRTPGAVMLGGGNPAQIPEMQDYFQTLLSEMLAAGKLTEALCNYDGPQGKDVLRHALAEMLQKELGWQLDAQNIALTNGSQSAFFYLFNLFAGRRADGSMSKVLFPLAPEYLGYADAGLDENLFVSAKPNIELLPEGQFKYHVDFDHLNITDDIGLICVSRPTNPTGNVITDEELIRLDALAQQKDIPLLIDNAYGVPFPGIVFTDATPLWNPNIILCMSLSKLGLPGSRCGIVIADEKIIKAISNMNGIISLSPGSVGPAIAHEMIARGDLLRLSNEVIKPFYFQRVQETIATLRRYLPEERCLIHKPEGAIFLWLWFKDLPITTEVLYQRLKQRGVLMVPGDYFFPGLEHPWPHTHQCMRMNYVPDAEQIERGVKILAEEVEKAHAEG encoded by the coding sequence ATGACGTTTTCTGCTTTCGGTGACAAATTTACACGTTTTTCAGGCATTACACGCCTGATGGGCGATATGAATGACGGTCTGCGCACACCCGGCGCCGTGATGCTGGGCGGGGGCAATCCGGCGCAAATTCCTGAGATGCAGGATTATTTCCAGACGCTGCTGTCGGAAATGCTGGCCGCCGGCAAGCTGACGGAAGCGCTGTGCAACTACGACGGTCCGCAGGGCAAAGACGTGTTGCGCCACGCGCTGGCAGAGATGTTACAGAAAGAGCTCGGCTGGCAGCTGGATGCGCAAAACATTGCGCTGACCAATGGCAGCCAGAGTGCCTTCTTCTATTTATTCAACCTGTTCGCCGGACGTCGTGCCGATGGCAGCATGTCCAAAGTGTTGTTCCCGCTGGCACCGGAATACCTGGGCTATGCCGACGCAGGACTGGACGAAAATCTGTTTGTTTCAGCCAAGCCAAACATCGAATTACTGCCGGAAGGCCAGTTCAAGTATCACGTCGATTTCGATCATCTGAATATTACTGATGACATCGGCCTGATCTGCGTTTCCCGTCCGACCAACCCGACCGGCAACGTGATTACCGACGAAGAGCTGATCCGCCTTGATGCACTGGCACAGCAGAAAGATATTCCGTTACTCATTGATAATGCCTATGGCGTGCCGTTCCCCGGCATTGTGTTCACTGACGCGACGCCGTTGTGGAACCCGAATATTATTCTGTGCATGAGTCTGTCGAAACTCGGCCTGCCGGGCTCACGCTGCGGCATCGTGATTGCCGATGAGAAAATCATCAAAGCGATCAGTAATATGAACGGCATTATCAGCCTGTCTCCGGGCAGCGTCGGACCAGCGATTGCCCATGAGATGATTGCGCGTGGCGATTTACTGCGCCTTTCAAACGAGGTCATCAAACCATTCTATTTCCAGCGCGTGCAGGAAACTATCGCCACGCTGCGCCGTTATCTGCCGGAAGAACGTTGTCTGATCCACAAACCGGAAGGTGCGATTTTCCTGTGGCTGTGGTTCAAAGATTTGCCGATCACCACCGAAGTGCTGTATCAGCGCCTTAAACAGCGCGGTGTTCTGATGGTGCCGGGCGATTATTTCTTCCCGGGGCTGGAACATCCGTGGCCGCACACGCATCAATGTATGCGCATGAATTACGTGCCTGACGCAGAGCAGATCGAGCGCGGTGTGAAGATTCTGGCGGAAGAAGTGGAAAAAGCGCACGCGGAAGGTTGA
- a CDS encoding YopT-type cysteine protease domain-containing protein, producing MPIENKLALLASQTQGQYSTFDQNAYMRKNHWVGDNPRNLKGAWIGSFRLPGINKNLYGLQGVCLGLSAAYLVKGHDWSTFKQYLDSAECHRLTLGIMNYQEQMGEVSRARKIAAEQANSQAMAQKGTSAVSNSKKITAPKQIEYVSTADAIKLLIKVQGNINFISKIELSPIEDIEERIETLMKHIDSNFGYQLSIRGGGSGHSVSLTTGKKRIKLFDPNFGEISYPDTEAGRKYFKSALYFLFYEAYKKFNIIIISRFTY from the coding sequence ATGCCTATAGAAAATAAATTAGCGCTACTTGCCTCTCAAACTCAGGGTCAATACTCTACTTTTGATCAAAATGCTTATATGCGGAAAAATCACTGGGTAGGCGACAATCCACGAAACCTGAAAGGGGCCTGGATTGGCAGTTTCCGACTTCCGGGGATAAATAAAAACTTATATGGTTTACAAGGGGTGTGCCTGGGCCTGTCTGCGGCCTATCTGGTGAAAGGACATGACTGGAGCACATTCAAACAATATCTTGATTCCGCTGAGTGCCACCGGCTCACACTCGGCATCATGAATTATCAGGAACAAATGGGTGAAGTCAGTCGGGCGAGGAAAATTGCCGCTGAACAGGCAAACTCTCAGGCAATGGCACAAAAAGGCACATCAGCAGTCAGCAATTCAAAAAAGATAACTGCCCCCAAACAAATAGAATACGTCAGTACTGCAGATGCGATTAAGTTATTGATAAAGGTTCAGGGGAATATTAACTTTATCAGCAAAATTGAACTATCACCGATTGAAGACATTGAGGAAAGAATAGAAACCTTAATGAAACATATTGATTCAAACTTTGGCTACCAGTTAAGCATCAGAGGCGGGGGAAGCGGACATTCAGTAAGTCTTACAACCGGAAAAAAAAGGATAAAACTTTTTGATCCTAATTTCGGTGAAATATCCTACCCTGACACAGAAGCAGGACGAAAGTATTTCAAGTCTGCTCTTTATTTTTTATTTTACGAAGCTTATAAAAAGTTTAACATAATAATTATCTCTCGTTTTACTTACTGA
- the ibpB gene encoding small heat shock chaperone IbpB translates to MRNYDISPLLRQWIGFDKLASSMQGADQAFPPYNIEKSDDNHYRISLALAGFQQSELNIEVEGPRLTVSGTPAQPETKVEYLHQGLVIKPFTLSFTLAEHMHVSAAEFTNGLLHISLVRDVPEALQPQKIAIGTEKPALENTSA, encoded by the coding sequence ATGCGTAATTACGATATTTCCCCATTACTGCGTCAGTGGATTGGTTTCGATAAATTAGCCAGTTCAATGCAGGGCGCGGATCAGGCTTTTCCTCCTTACAATATTGAAAAGTCTGACGACAATCATTATCGCATTTCACTGGCGCTGGCCGGTTTCCAGCAGAGCGAGCTGAATATTGAGGTCGAAGGGCCACGTTTAACCGTCAGCGGTACACCTGCTCAGCCGGAAACTAAAGTGGAATATCTGCATCAGGGGTTAGTGATCAAGCCTTTCACCCTGAGCTTTACTCTGGCAGAGCATATGCACGTATCGGCAGCTGAATTTACCAATGGCCTGCTGCATATCAGTCTGGTGCGTGATGTTCCGGAAGCGTTGCAGCCGCAGAAAATTGCGATTGGTACAGAAAAACCTGCGCTGGAAAACACGTCGGCTTAA
- the ibpA gene encoding small heat shock chaperone IbpA, with protein MRNFDLSPLYRSAIGFDRLFNLIESGQNQGGGYPPYNVELVDENHYRIAIAVAGFAESELDITAHDNMLVVKGAHAPTETDRTYLYQGIAERNFERKFQLAEHIQIKAANLSNGLLYIDLERIVPETSKPRRIEIR; from the coding sequence ATGCGTAATTTTGATTTATCCCCGTTATATCGTTCTGCCATTGGTTTTGACCGTTTATTTAATCTTATCGAATCGGGTCAGAATCAGGGCGGCGGCTATCCCCCATATAATGTCGAGCTGGTTGACGAAAACCATTACCGGATTGCTATCGCGGTCGCGGGTTTTGCCGAGTCAGAGCTGGACATCACGGCCCATGACAACATGCTGGTGGTGAAAGGCGCACATGCACCGACTGAAACCGACCGCACTTATTTATATCAGGGCATCGCTGAACGTAATTTCGAACGCAAATTCCAGCTGGCGGAACATATTCAAATAAAAGCCGCCAATCTGTCGAACGGTTTGCTGTATATCGATCTGGAACGCATCGTTCCTGAAACGTCCAAACCGCGGCGTATCGAAATCCGCTGA
- a CDS encoding YceK/YidQ family lipoprotein: MIKFALTPLMTGCVFLATSGCSSVMSHTGGDTGYYSGARADVNMMKSDDTSWAMTPLLLIDLPFSALLDTVLLPYDYYRSGKVTTRDRVRASEEHNIALSNGVDIDHVPPMTTTDRGHKSSTHKK, translated from the coding sequence ATGATTAAATTTGCACTGACGCCGCTGATGACAGGATGTGTTTTTTTAGCGACGAGCGGTTGTTCCAGCGTGATGAGCCATACCGGGGGAGACACCGGATATTATTCAGGTGCACGTGCTGATGTGAACATGATGAAAAGCGATGATACCAGCTGGGCGATGACGCCTCTGCTGCTCATTGATTTACCCTTCAGCGCCCTGCTGGATACGGTATTACTGCCTTATGATTATTACCGCAGCGGAAAAGTGACGACGCGCGATCGCGTCAGAGCGAGTGAAGAACACAATATTGCGCTGAGCAATGGCGTGGATATTGACCACGTTCCGCCAATGACCACCACCGATCGCGGACACAAGTCTTCAACGCATAAAAAATAA
- a CDS encoding DUF3748 domain-containing protein — protein MEKQLTSDARGHQLTNINVWTPDSQWLVYDVRPHGGSFTGSTIERVNVETGEAEVVYQAQDGAHVGVVTVSPDLPARYAFIHGPENPDASWQYDFHHRRGVIVSEPFCEKAVTLDAMDITAPYTAGALRGGTHVHVFSPDGSRLSFTYNDHVLHELDPALDLRNVGIALSGYAVTPPKYHPREYDGSHYSVLVSETTPAPQPASNDINRAYEEGWIGQEGYVKADGSRQRWALAFIGDTLSADGKKHPEIFVVDLPENDADYRQAGDKPLQGTPETLPAPPAGVKQRRITFTEMGIALQPRHWLRTSADGAQIAFLMKDINDVVQVWTVSPNGGEPVQISHSDNGIQSAFSWSPDGKSLALVCDNSVMRLDVKSGVMQRLTQRTEIAPCADAVVYSPDGGKVAFMRQCGEFAQIFVTDAQ, from the coding sequence ATGGAAAAACAATTAACCTCTGATGCCCGCGGGCATCAGCTGACTAACATTAATGTCTGGACGCCGGACAGCCAGTGGCTGGTGTACGACGTGCGTCCGCATGGCGGTTCTTTCACCGGCTCAACCATTGAGCGGGTGAATGTCGAAACCGGTGAGGCGGAAGTGGTTTATCAGGCGCAAGATGGCGCACATGTGGGAGTGGTAACGGTCAGCCCCGACCTTCCCGCCCGTTATGCGTTTATTCATGGCCCGGAAAATCCGGATGCCAGCTGGCAGTACGATTTTCACCATCGTCGCGGCGTTATCGTGTCTGAGCCCTTCTGTGAAAAGGCGGTCACGCTGGATGCGATGGATATTACCGCGCCTTATACCGCCGGAGCCCTGCGCGGCGGCACGCACGTCCACGTTTTCAGTCCGGACGGTTCGCGTCTGAGTTTTACCTATAACGACCATGTTTTACATGAACTGGATCCGGCTCTCGACCTGCGCAATGTCGGTATTGCCCTTTCCGGCTATGCCGTTACGCCGCCAAAATATCACCCTCGTGAATACGATGGCAGCCATTACAGCGTACTGGTCAGCGAAACAACGCCTGCTCCTCAGCCCGCCAGCAATGATATCAACCGTGCTTATGAAGAAGGCTGGATCGGGCAGGAAGGCTATGTAAAAGCCGACGGTTCCCGGCAGCGTTGGGCGCTGGCCTTTATCGGCGATACCCTTTCTGCTGATGGCAAAAAGCATCCGGAAATCTTCGTGGTGGATTTACCTGAGAACGATGCGGATTACCGTCAGGCGGGTGATAAACCTTTGCAAGGCACGCCGGAAACATTGCCTGCGCCACCGGCGGGCGTGAAGCAAAGACGGATCACGTTCACTGAAATGGGCATTGCCCTGCAACCGCGTCACTGGCTGCGCACGTCAGCGGATGGCGCACAGATTGCGTTTCTGATGAAGGATATAAACGATGTGGTTCAGGTCTGGACGGTGTCACCCAACGGCGGTGAACCTGTGCAGATCAGTCATTCTGACAACGGCATTCAGTCGGCATTCAGCTGGAGCCCGGACGGAAAATCGCTGGCGCTGGTCTGCGATAACAGCGTGATGCGTCTTGATGTTAAAAGCGGAGTAATGCAGCGTTTGACGCAGAGAACAGAGATTGCGCCTTGCGCCGATGCGGTAGTGTATTCACCGGATGGCGGCAAAGTGGCGTTTATGCGTCAGTGCGGAGAATTCGCTCAGATTTTTGTGACCGACGCTCAGTAG